One stretch of Geoalkalibacter ferrihydriticus DSM 17813 DNA includes these proteins:
- a CDS encoding lipase family protein, with translation MNFHKIALTTLAGLLLASCGGNNNSLSSRGDLVEEPIEKSTQSISQLDSVTSENGLQVLTGPAICDVRVLQINYQTPGAQPGEMSNASAALFVPNGTDPACQGPLPLVAFARATNLEKARTNAMDLSDPTAMLLMTFFASQGYAVVATDYLGYALSSYPYHPYTHADTEASTVIDSIRAARNAAPSLGLTLNGKVMLSGYSQGGHAAMATHRAIERDYADEFNLVAAAHLAGAYQVSQSLIDGVENPILGVQYFVPFQITAWQKVYGDVYDTASDVFNVPYDGFIEELFPVVHYPADLTQLPAVATVPAEARDEIFKADYLEDLATNPDNGTTIAAKKQDLLGWDPIAPTKLCSGSADPVVRFSLHAQAAYDDFRSRGGDNVSLVDVNSTIEALHGDVLTNDPATYYKNYHSSYEAPLCTWEARKFFDQYK, from the coding sequence ATGAATTTCCATAAAATAGCATTGACCACTCTGGCAGGGCTGTTGTTGGCTTCCTGCGGAGGAAACAATAACAGCCTGTCCTCTCGCGGGGATCTGGTTGAGGAGCCGATTGAAAAAAGCACGCAAAGCATTTCTCAGCTTGATTCGGTAACGTCGGAAAATGGCTTGCAGGTTTTGACCGGCCCGGCCATTTGTGATGTCAGGGTTTTACAAATCAACTACCAGACCCCCGGTGCACAACCGGGAGAAATGAGCAATGCCTCGGCCGCGCTTTTTGTTCCCAACGGAACCGATCCCGCCTGTCAGGGGCCCTTGCCGCTGGTCGCCTTTGCTCGGGCCACCAACCTCGAAAAAGCCCGCACCAATGCCATGGATCTTTCCGATCCTACAGCCATGCTCCTGATGACTTTTTTTGCCTCACAGGGGTACGCAGTAGTTGCAACCGATTATCTCGGGTATGCACTTTCCAGCTATCCCTATCACCCCTATACGCATGCGGACACGGAAGCAAGCACCGTAATCGATTCGATTCGGGCAGCGCGAAATGCTGCGCCATCACTCGGCTTGACATTAAACGGCAAGGTCATGCTCAGCGGTTATTCTCAGGGTGGTCATGCCGCCATGGCAACACACCGCGCAATTGAGCGCGACTATGCGGATGAATTTAATCTGGTTGCAGCAGCCCATCTCGCCGGGGCGTATCAGGTATCGCAGTCGCTGATTGACGGTGTTGAAAATCCGATCCTTGGCGTACAGTATTTTGTGCCGTTCCAGATTACCGCCTGGCAAAAAGTTTATGGAGATGTGTACGACACGGCGTCTGATGTCTTTAATGTCCCCTACGACGGCTTTATCGAAGAGCTTTTCCCAGTCGTGCACTATCCAGCCGATTTGACTCAACTCCCTGCAGTTGCAACTGTGCCTGCCGAAGCCAGGGATGAAATCTTTAAAGCCGATTATCTGGAGGACCTTGCCACTAACCCGGACAATGGCACGACGATAGCCGCAAAAAAGCAGGATTTGCTTGGCTGGGATCCCATAGCTCCGACAAAACTCTGTAGTGGTTCGGCTGACCCGGTTGTCAGGTTCAGTCTCCATGCGCAAGCAGCCTATGACGATTTTCGTAGTCGTGGTGGGGACAATGTGTCGCTGGTGGATGTGAATTCTACGATCGAGGCACTTCATGGCGATGTGCTGACGAACGACCCGGCAACCTATTACAAAAACTACCATAGTTCATACGAGGCACCGTTATGCACTTGGGAAGCGCGGAAGTTTTTTGACCAGTATAAGTAG
- a CDS encoding TIGR03768 family metallophosphoesterase, protein MSDKDLTKSIESPFNVKVTRRDFIKASAGTVACVSLSSMFFGCGSSSGSASVVANYPIDSTVVKTDERMISFSYPSDLGESPNGGEALKMEELRQIQDYDKLGYGQWKYLDRPLPIVERIDIMPDDYDPELVDKEAKLLNFFAMTDIHLTDKEAPNQFIDLQRSNSASSSNTSIYSGVMLYTPQTFDAAIQTANALHQQDPFDFFISLGDVSNTGMYNEVRWYIDIIDGKVIIPSSGAHFGDDTVDFQKPFKAAGLDKSIPFYQTLGNHDHFLIGSFPVHENGLAETFTSDTVWSAPNELLIPDLATFPNLININNIHNQTYQHYYQGVIDGTSPFGNVINFGEVEDFSYPPQIVADPDRRFLGRVDWIQEFLTTTTSSPKGHGFNLVASNSNFYLVPDAEKAGFACYSFLPKSDVPLKVIVLDDTQREDDGSYNIHGHGFLDATRWAWLQAELADGQENDQLMIIACHIPIAVSGIGTELEWWLSDEDPNARIDNACTITELVTKLQDTPNLLMWIAGHRHFNTIKAFVSPDANQPEKGFWQVETSSLRDFPQQFRTFEIFMNSDYSISIEAVNVDIAVKEGTPAATSRKYAIATQQIIRNDLKPNFKNYQTYYGRDLGPADPTRPRDGDPLNPDSGTTDPSIQHVDLQDIPYHASYNARLFKQLSPAMKAKMQALFPTL, encoded by the coding sequence ATGTCAGACAAGGATCTAACAAAGAGCATTGAATCACCATTCAACGTCAAGGTGACACGCCGCGACTTCATCAAAGCTTCCGCCGGAACCGTCGCATGTGTTTCGCTAAGTTCGATGTTTTTTGGCTGTGGCAGCAGTAGTGGTAGCGCAAGCGTGGTCGCCAACTATCCGATTGACTCAACGGTGGTCAAAACCGACGAGCGAATGATTTCGTTCTCCTATCCTTCTGATTTGGGCGAAAGCCCCAATGGTGGTGAAGCACTCAAGATGGAGGAACTACGTCAGATTCAAGATTATGACAAACTGGGATACGGTCAGTGGAAATACCTGGATCGGCCGCTCCCGATCGTGGAGCGGATAGATATCATGCCGGATGATTACGATCCAGAATTAGTCGACAAGGAGGCAAAGCTGCTCAATTTCTTTGCCATGACCGACATCCATTTGACCGACAAGGAAGCACCGAACCAGTTTATTGATTTGCAGAGATCAAATTCGGCATCCAGCAGCAACACTTCCATCTATTCAGGGGTCATGCTCTACACCCCGCAGACCTTTGATGCCGCCATTCAGACGGCAAACGCCCTGCACCAGCAAGATCCTTTTGATTTCTTTATCTCATTGGGTGATGTCAGTAACACCGGCATGTACAACGAAGTCAGGTGGTACATCGACATTATTGACGGTAAAGTCATTATCCCCAGTTCCGGCGCCCATTTCGGGGACGACACTGTTGATTTTCAAAAGCCGTTCAAAGCCGCAGGTCTTGACAAGAGCATCCCCTTCTACCAGACCCTCGGCAACCACGATCATTTCTTGATCGGTTCGTTCCCGGTTCATGAGAATGGCCTTGCCGAAACGTTCACCAGCGATACGGTCTGGTCAGCACCGAATGAACTGTTGATTCCTGATCTCGCCACCTTTCCGAACCTGATAAATATCAACAACATCCATAATCAGACCTATCAACACTACTATCAGGGGGTTATTGATGGCACATCTCCCTTTGGCAATGTAATAAACTTTGGCGAAGTGGAAGATTTCAGTTATCCACCACAGATTGTGGCCGATCCTGACCGGCGTTTTTTAGGCAGAGTCGATTGGATTCAGGAATTCTTGACCACCACCACCTCCAGTCCCAAGGGGCATGGGTTCAACCTGGTTGCATCCAACTCTAATTTCTATCTGGTTCCCGATGCTGAAAAGGCCGGTTTTGCCTGCTACAGTTTTTTACCCAAGTCAGACGTGCCGCTTAAAGTCATCGTGCTGGATGATACCCAGCGCGAAGACGATGGTTCTTACAATATTCATGGCCACGGTTTCCTGGACGCAACACGCTGGGCCTGGTTACAGGCAGAGTTGGCGGATGGTCAGGAGAATGATCAACTCATGATCATTGCCTGCCATATCCCCATCGCCGTTTCCGGTATCGGTACTGAACTGGAATGGTGGCTTTCTGATGAAGATCCCAATGCCAGGATCGACAATGCCTGTACGATCACTGAATTGGTTACGAAGCTTCAGGACACACCCAACCTGCTGATGTGGATTGCCGGGCATCGTCACTTTAATACCATCAAGGCATTTGTCTCGCCTGACGCAAATCAGCCTGAAAAAGGATTCTGGCAGGTTGAAACCTCCTCCTTGCGTGACTTCCCGCAGCAGTTCCGCACCTTTGAAATCTTTATGAACAGTGACTACAGCATTTCAATCGAAGCGGTGAATGTTGATATTGCGGTGAAAGAGGGTACCCCTGCGGCCACTTCACGGAAATATGCTATTGCCACCCAGCAGATAATCCGCAATGATCTGAAACCAAACTTCAAGAACTATCAAACATACTATGGCAGGGATTTGGGCCCCGCAGACCCGACCCGACCACGTGACGGGGACCCGCTTAATCCAGACTCAGGCACAACCGACCCATCCATCCAGCATGTTGATCTTCAAGACATTCCCTACCATGCCTCCTACAATGCCCGACTGTTCAAACAGCTGAGTCCGGCCATGAAGGCGAAAATGCAGGCGCTGTTCCCCACGCTGTAA
- a CDS encoding Os1348 family NHLP clan protein gives MSQEAVERVLGRLLTDERFRGSAKESLELACMQQGYVLTTTELSLLSGLKLQAINEVAAQLNPGLCRA, from the coding sequence ATGTCCCAAGAAGCGGTAGAACGCGTATTAGGAAGGCTTTTAACCGATGAGCGATTTCGTGGTTCAGCTAAAGAGTCACTGGAGTTGGCTTGTATGCAGCAAGGTTATGTGCTGACCACAACCGAACTGAGCCTCCTGTCCGGCCTGAAATTACAGGCCATCAACGAGGTTGCAGCACAACTGAATCCCGGTCTCTGTCGAGCATAG
- a CDS encoding nucleoside deaminase, with product MDRFMQAAIDEAQQGLAEGGIPIGSVLVHNGTILGRGHNRRVQKGSAILHGEMDALEHAGRQPAQVYRESVLYTTLSPCPMCSGAIVLYGIPKVVIGENLTFMGEEEWLRSRGVNLEVLEDQHCIRMMTDFIAERPDLWNEDIGI from the coding sequence ATGGATAGATTCATGCAGGCCGCAATTGATGAAGCACAGCAGGGTCTTGCCGAAGGGGGTATCCCCATCGGCTCTGTGCTGGTGCATAACGGGACAATCCTGGGGCGAGGGCACAACCGGCGTGTACAAAAAGGGAGCGCGATCCTCCACGGTGAAATGGATGCCCTGGAACATGCCGGCCGCCAACCAGCTCAGGTCTATCGGGAATCGGTACTGTACACGACCTTATCGCCTTGTCCTATGTGCAGTGGCGCCATTGTGCTGTACGGCATCCCGAAAGTGGTGATTGGTGAAAATCTCACTTTTATGGGAGAAGAAGAATGGCTCAGATCCCGTGGGGTCAATCTGGAAGTTCTTGAGGATCAACACTGTATCCGGATGATGACCGATTTTATAGCCGAACGGCCAGATTTATGGAATGAGGATATCGGGATCTGA
- a CDS encoding 4Fe-4S dicluster-binding protein produces MLGFCAINTIPSFFGFDLHTLMASGGISSGFDAVEFMLLGAPLVQVGTEVMLRGFGLVDRMQQELREFMGWHGFTTPADFIGRCRDKATSFEKLLSTNDSRPHLLAERCTSCGLCHIACRDGGYPAISWNGGLPEIDHAACTCCSLCSHVCPTGAIFMNFATE; encoded by the coding sequence ATGCTCGGTTTCTGCGCCATCAATACCATCCCTTCGTTCTTCGGTTTTGATCTGCATACGCTGATGGCGAGCGGTGGTATTTCCAGCGGTTTTGACGCGGTGGAATTCATGTTGCTGGGTGCGCCACTGGTGCAGGTGGGTACTGAAGTGATGCTGCGGGGATTCGGTCTGGTGGACCGGATGCAGCAGGAGTTGCGGGAGTTCATGGGGTGGCATGGCTTTACCACTCCGGCTGATTTCATCGGTCGCTGTCGGGACAAGGCCACCAGTTTTGAGAAACTATTGAGCACCAACGATAGCCGTCCGCATCTGCTGGCAGAGCGCTGCACCAGTTGCGGCCTGTGTCACATCGCCTGCCGCGATGGTGGCTATCCGGCAATTAGTTGGAACGGTGGACTGCCTGAGATTGATCACGCAGCCTGCACCTGTTGTTCGCTCTGCAGTCATGTCTGCCCGACCGGAGCGATTTTTATGAATTTCGCTACAGAGTGA
- a CDS encoding Na+ dependent nucleoside transporter N-terminal domain-containing protein: MISEQRRRFPLRLVIIGLALQLLLAILLFKVPLFQSLFLVLNKVVLTLENATDAGTSMVFGYLGGGSLPFSEPFPGSAYILAFRGLPLVLLISALSSLLFYWRVLPRIVQGCSVSAPSIPSLRSSVLICIR, from the coding sequence TTGATCAGTGAGCAGCGCCGCCGTTTTCCGCTGAGGCTGGTCATTATCGGTCTGGCTTTGCAACTGCTGCTGGCCATCCTCTTGTTTAAGGTTCCATTGTTCCAGAGCCTGTTTCTGGTGCTGAACAAAGTAGTCCTGACGCTTGAGAATGCAACGGATGCCGGTACCAGCATGGTCTTCGGCTATCTGGGTGGAGGCAGCTTACCGTTTTCAGAACCGTTTCCAGGTAGCGCTTATATCCTCGCCTTTCGCGGTTTGCCATTGGTGCTGCTGATCAGTGCCTTGTCATCCCTGCTGTTTTATTGGCGCGTGTTGCCGCGCATCGTGCAGGGATGCTCGGTTTCTGCGCCATCAATACCATCCCTTCGTTCTTCGGTTTTGATCTGCATACGCTGA
- a CDS encoding carbon starvation protein A: protein MTILLLCIGLLVLGYFTYGKVVERVFGPDPNRPTPCSSMADGVDYASMPTWKVFFIQLLDIAGVGPIFGPILGALYGPVALVWIVVGAIFAGAVHDYFSGMLSVRNRGASIPDVVGGFLGLNARRVMRFFSLLLLLLVGVVFVLSPAELLSNLTGLNVQFLVVCIFGYYFLATILPIDKLIGRLYPFFGALLMFMTLGVLVGMALGDAPVLPNLDVTVNTHPQGLPIWPLLFVTLSCGAISGFHSTQSPLMARCIRNESSGRLVFYGAMIAEGIVALVWAAAGMSLFYGPDALFQVIQSGTPSLAVDQICRTLLGPVGGFLAILGVIILPITSGDTAFRSSRLILAETFNLSQVRPAKRLLLAIPLFVLAFIISTQDFDLIWRYFGWSNQALAMLVLWTAAIYLRQSDKFHWIATIPAMFMTAVTVSFILQATIGFNLSPEFSNPVGVAAAVLALVVLLRVKPFTSHTP from the coding sequence GTGACAATTCTGCTGTTGTGCATCGGCCTGCTCGTCCTGGGTTACTTTACCTACGGCAAGGTGGTTGAGCGGGTATTCGGCCCGGATCCGAACCGCCCGACGCCCTGTTCCAGCATGGCCGACGGGGTGGACTACGCCTCGATGCCGACATGGAAGGTCTTTTTCATCCAGCTTTTGGACATCGCCGGGGTTGGACCGATCTTTGGGCCGATCCTGGGCGCTTTGTACGGCCCGGTAGCTCTGGTCTGGATCGTCGTTGGCGCAATTTTCGCGGGCGCTGTGCACGATTACTTCAGCGGTATGCTTTCGGTACGTAACAGGGGAGCGTCCATTCCGGACGTGGTGGGCGGCTTTCTGGGCCTGAACGCCCGCAGGGTGATGCGTTTCTTTTCCCTGTTGCTGCTGCTGCTCGTGGGCGTGGTGTTTGTTCTCAGCCCGGCCGAGCTATTAAGTAACCTCACAGGTCTGAACGTCCAGTTTCTGGTAGTCTGCATCTTCGGCTACTACTTCCTGGCCACCATCCTACCCATCGATAAGCTTATCGGCCGCTTGTACCCATTTTTCGGAGCGCTCCTGATGTTTATGACCCTGGGCGTGCTTGTGGGCATGGCCCTGGGTGATGCCCCGGTTCTGCCGAACTTGGACGTGACGGTGAACACGCACCCACAAGGCCTGCCCATCTGGCCGTTGCTTTTTGTTACCCTGTCGTGCGGGGCCATCAGCGGTTTTCACTCCACCCAGTCCCCGCTCATGGCCCGCTGCATTCGTAATGAATCCAGCGGACGCCTGGTGTTTTACGGGGCCATGATCGCCGAGGGGATTGTCGCCCTGGTCTGGGCCGCAGCCGGAATGAGTCTGTTCTATGGACCGGACGCTTTATTTCAGGTCATTCAAAGCGGCACGCCTTCTCTGGCAGTAGACCAGATCTGCCGGACCCTGCTCGGTCCGGTGGGTGGATTTCTCGCCATCCTGGGCGTGATTATTCTGCCCATCACATCCGGGGACACGGCCTTTCGATCCAGTCGCTTGATCCTGGCGGAAACATTCAACCTGTCCCAGGTCCGGCCAGCCAAAAGACTGTTGCTGGCAATTCCGCTGTTTGTCTTGGCCTTCATCATCAGTACCCAGGATTTTGATCTCATTTGGCGTTATTTCGGCTGGAGTAACCAGGCTCTGGCCATGCTGGTTCTTTGGACCGCCGCGATTTATCTGCGACAAAGCGACAAGTTTCATTGGATCGCAACGATTCCGGCCATGTTCATGACCGCAGTGACCGTTTCTTTTATTCTCCAGGCAACCATAGGGTTCAATCTCTCTCCCGAGTTTTCCAACCCGGTTGGCGTGGCTGCGGCGGTATTGGCCCTGGTTGTTCTGCTGCGGGTCAAGCCGTTCACCTCGCACACGCCATGA
- a CDS encoding methyltransferase domain-containing selenoprotein MduS, whose amino-acid sequence MTSEKRPKTKQKSQWNKVFIEEIAFFGQEPSDFAKKSLELFRHEAVRAVLELGCGQGRDTIFFARNGLHVTALDYSDAAVATTLEKAATAGVSSMVVSQAHDVRQGLPFPDASFDACFSHMLLCMELSTAEIDFILGEILRVLRPGGLAVYSVRSERDKHYRVGTHLGEDIYQIGDFVVHFFTTEKIRGLAKGYTILGVDRLEEGSLPRDLYCVTMKKGPTAGASPNTPCEERDMADPLNKFQEFMEAALAPGVLDHKTKQLVALGAALAAGCDPUTDFGLAVARQAGATKAEMEEVAAIAMTVNAFKTRALFAGKTEEIEEHSPSANKEVPESPPGKT is encoded by the coding sequence ATGACGTCAGAAAAGAGACCGAAAACCAAACAGAAATCCCAATGGAACAAGGTGTTCATAGAGGAGATAGCATTCTTCGGACAGGAGCCCAGTGACTTTGCGAAAAAGTCCCTGGAACTGTTCCGGCACGAGGCTGTGCGCGCGGTGCTGGAGCTTGGATGCGGCCAGGGACGAGATACCATTTTTTTCGCGCGCAATGGTCTTCACGTAACGGCACTGGACTATTCGGATGCCGCCGTGGCCACCACCCTGGAGAAGGCTGCAACGGCCGGTGTGTCATCGATGGTCGTCTCCCAGGCTCACGATGTCAGGCAAGGACTCCCCTTCCCCGATGCCTCCTTTGATGCCTGCTTCTCCCACATGCTGCTGTGCATGGAGCTATCGACCGCAGAGATTGACTTCATCCTCGGCGAGATTCTCCGAGTGTTGCGGCCTGGCGGCCTTGCCGTCTATTCTGTGCGCAGCGAGCGAGACAAGCATTACCGGGTTGGTACACATCTGGGCGAGGATATCTACCAGATCGGCGACTTCGTCGTCCACTTCTTCACCACGGAAAAGATCCGAGGACTGGCCAAGGGCTATACCATCCTGGGAGTTGACCGCCTGGAGGAGGGAAGTCTTCCGCGCGATTTGTATTGCGTCACCATGAAAAAAGGCCCGACGGCCGGGGCATCGCCCAATACCCCTTGCGAGGAGCGCGACATGGCAGATCCGCTGAATAAGTTTCAGGAGTTCATGGAGGCCGCCTTGGCCCCCGGCGTCCTCGACCATAAAACCAAACAACTGGTCGCCTTGGGAGCAGCACTTGCCGCCGGTTGTGATCCCTGAACGGACTTCGGCCTCGCAGTTGCGAGGCAGGCTGGGGCAACGAAAGCGGAAATGGAAGAGGTGGCGGCGATTGCCATGACCGTCAATGCGTTCAAAACCCGCGCACTGTTCGCCGGAAAGACTGAGGAGATCGAGGAGCACTCGCCGTCCGCAAACAAGGAGGTTCCCGAGAGCCCCCCGGGGAAAACCTGA
- a CDS encoding type II toxin-antitoxin system RelE/ParE family toxin has product MELKWTDKAVSDTARLYEFLAPVNRGAAARTVQALTATPTSLLSNPRIGEKFEEFEPREVRRILVGHYEMRYEIQEATIYVLRLWHTREDR; this is encoded by the coding sequence ATGGAACTGAAGTGGACAGACAAGGCGGTCTCCGACACGGCGAGGCTTTATGAGTTTCTGGCCCCGGTGAACAGGGGCGCGGCTGCGCGCACTGTTCAGGCGCTAACCGCCACTCCGACCAGCCTTTTGTCCAACCCGCGCATCGGCGAAAAGTTTGAAGAATTCGAGCCGCGTGAGGTTCGCCGAATTCTCGTCGGGCACTATGAGATGCGCTACGAAATTCAGGAAGCCACGATCTACGTGCTACGTCTATGGCATACGCGCGAGGATAGATAG
- a CDS encoding CopG family ribbon-helix-helix protein: MAQTKTKVLTAHVPLPMAEKVDQIAARLERSRGWIIKQALSAWIDQEEERSRLTREALADVDAGRVIDHQAVQAWAESLDTDTPLPVPR, encoded by the coding sequence ATGGCACAAACAAAAACCAAAGTGCTTACTGCACACGTCCCACTGCCGATGGCCGAGAAGGTCGATCAGATCGCCGCTCGACTTGAGCGCTCACGTGGCTGGATCATAAAGCAGGCATTGTCGGCGTGGATCGACCAAGAAGAGGAACGCAGCCGTCTTACGCGAGAGGCATTGGCTGACGTGGATGCCGGTCGCGTCATCGACCACCAGGCCGTGCAAGCCTGGGCCGAAAGCCTGGATACCGACACCCCGTTGCCCGTGCCGCGCTGA
- a CDS encoding phospholipase D-like domain-containing protein, producing the protein MFWTIAITALATSLILVLLKNFKTPEKVVERRFEHHHAVSDSQFRREMSVLMGPTIVHGNRVTALHNGNEIFPAMLQAIRSAQTSITFETFIYWSGDIGEEFAQALSERARAGVPVNVIIDWVGSDKMEQSLLDSMQAAGVQLHQYRPLHWYNVGRMNNRTHRKLLVIDGCIGFTGGVGIADHWTGDGGDPEHWRDTHYRVEGPVVAQLQAAFNDNWIKTTGRVLNGPSYFPPLQKMGEVDAHVFVASPSGGSESMHLMYLLAIAAAESTIDLAASYFVPDRLLIEALIAARDRDVRVRILLPGPHIDSFTVKIASKADWGELLQAGVEIHVYQPTMLHTKLLVIDAEFVSVGSTNFDMRSIRLNDEASLNIYSSDFATQMTAVFEADLLAAESYSLARWKSRPLREKVSEKVLLPIRSQL; encoded by the coding sequence ATGTTTTGGACTATCGCAATCACTGCGCTGGCCACCAGCCTGATCCTGGTGTTGTTAAAGAACTTCAAGACGCCTGAAAAGGTGGTGGAGCGCAGGTTCGAGCATCACCACGCTGTCTCCGACTCGCAGTTTCGGCGCGAGATGTCCGTCCTGATGGGTCCGACGATTGTGCACGGCAATCGTGTGACCGCGCTGCACAACGGCAACGAGATTTTTCCGGCTATGCTGCAGGCCATTCGCTCCGCGCAGACGTCGATCACGTTCGAGACCTTCATTTATTGGTCTGGTGATATTGGTGAAGAGTTCGCACAAGCGCTCTCTGAACGGGCCCGAGCGGGCGTCCCGGTTAACGTCATCATCGACTGGGTGGGCAGCGATAAGATGGAACAGTCGCTGCTGGATTCGATGCAGGCGGCCGGTGTGCAGTTGCATCAATATCGGCCGCTGCACTGGTACAACGTCGGCCGCATGAACAACCGCACCCATCGCAAACTGCTCGTGATCGATGGCTGCATCGGGTTCACCGGAGGGGTAGGCATTGCGGACCATTGGACTGGCGACGGTGGTGATCCCGAACACTGGCGCGACACGCACTATCGGGTTGAAGGGCCCGTCGTGGCGCAGTTGCAAGCGGCTTTCAACGACAATTGGATCAAGACCACCGGTCGCGTGCTGAACGGCCCGAGCTACTTCCCGCCCCTGCAAAAGATGGGCGAGGTCGACGCACACGTGTTTGTCGCCTCGCCCTCTGGCGGCAGCGAGAGCATGCACCTGATGTATCTGCTGGCTATCGCGGCGGCCGAGTCAACAATCGACCTGGCGGCGTCCTACTTTGTGCCCGACAGGCTGTTGATCGAGGCCTTGATCGCTGCCCGTGATCGCGATGTTCGCGTGCGCATCCTGTTGCCTGGACCGCACATAGATTCGTTTACCGTCAAGATCGCCTCCAAGGCCGACTGGGGCGAGTTGCTGCAGGCAGGTGTAGAGATTCACGTCTATCAGCCGACCATGCTGCATACCAAGCTGCTGGTCATCGATGCCGAGTTTGTTTCGGTTGGGTCAACCAACTTCGACATGCGTTCGATTCGGCTCAATGACGAAGCGAGTCTGAATATCTACAGCAGCGACTTCGCCACTCAGATGACAGCGGTGTTCGAGGCCGACCTGCTGGCGGCTGAGTCGTATTCCCTTGCCCGCTGGAAGAGCCGTCCGTTGCGCGAAAAGGTTTCTGAAAAGGTACTGCTGCCAATCAGGTCGCAGCTCTGA
- a CDS encoding transglutaminase-like domain-containing protein codes for MKIRIGYELVFNCPQPTPMILMLKVHSTRVADLLVPDHVVADPPIPISDFHDSYGNRCSRLVAPAGTLRLSTDAVINDSGLPDAMNLQARKTPVEQLPGETLQYLLGSRYCATDPLVDTAWRLFGNHVTGWSQVQAICDYVHHHIEFGYQYARNTKTAWEVFQDKQGVCRDYAHLAITLCRCLNIPARYCTGYLGDIGMPPPYAEMDFAAWFEAYLDGRWYAFDPRNNTRRIGRILIARGRDATDVAISTAFGPNSLDYFKVHTGEIRES; via the coding sequence ATGAAAATCCGCATTGGCTACGAACTGGTATTTAACTGCCCCCAACCGACCCCGATGATCCTCATGCTGAAGGTGCACTCCACCCGCGTCGCGGATCTGCTTGTTCCCGACCATGTGGTTGCAGACCCACCGATCCCTATTTCCGACTTTCACGACAGCTACGGGAACCGTTGCTCCCGCCTCGTCGCTCCCGCAGGCACCCTGCGTCTCTCCACGGACGCCGTTATTAACGATAGCGGGTTGCCTGATGCAATGAATCTGCAGGCAAGGAAAACCCCGGTTGAACAACTCCCAGGCGAGACCCTGCAATACCTGCTCGGCAGCAGGTACTGCGCAACAGACCCACTGGTAGATACAGCCTGGCGACTCTTCGGCAATCATGTCACAGGCTGGTCTCAAGTCCAGGCAATATGCGATTACGTTCATCACCATATTGAGTTTGGCTACCAGTATGCGCGAAACACAAAAACCGCGTGGGAAGTTTTTCAGGACAAACAGGGTGTGTGCCGCGATTATGCGCATCTCGCCATCACCCTGTGTCGCTGCCTGAACATCCCCGCCCGCTACTGCACCGGCTACCTGGGCGACATAGGCATGCCCCCGCCCTACGCAGAAATGGATTTCGCTGCCTGGTTTGAAGCCTACCTCGACGGCCGGTGGTATGCATTTGACCCGCGCAACAACACGCGCCGCATCGGGCGTATTCTTATTGCCCGCGGCCGCGATGCCACTGATGTCGCCATCAGCACAGCTTTTGGACCCAACAGCCTGGACTATTTCAAGGTGCACACTGGCGAGATCCGTGAGAGCTGA